GATCCTTCCAGGTGCTTTGGAACCCGCGAGTCTCCAACTTTTTCCGAGAGAAAGGGTCCAAAGTGCAAGTCTGGCCCGGGCAACCCCACCACGGCTAAATGAACACACCAAATTTATCTCTTCATACCAAGTATCAGTTAATTGTCAATCATCATCTGACAGGGACCAGCCACAAATATTCTCCTGGCCTTCCCTAGACTGGCTCGTCTCAAAACAACGTTTCCTGCTATTTCTGGTCTAGAGCCAGGCAAGTGACCAATTCATTCAGCCCGAGACGCCCTTCGACCGCAACAAAAACGTGCCGAACTTCAATTTGTGCATTAGAGTTGATTGATATTGTCAATCCCACGCACACGCGacaagcgaaaaaaaagaaaacctacATACCACGTAGACGTAGTATTACATGGTCCCGTGAAGGAGAGCGTGACAGCCGTGTCAGTCAGCCTGTCTCGGCTGGTTAAACAGGAACAAACAGCCCATACAGCCCATTATGGCTTCTGTACCGGCAGCTGCTTCCAAGCTGTCTGCAACTCATGGAGCACTCACTTTTGAGCTCGTAGCTCGGTGTTCGGTGAGTTGAATACCTCAGAGAGATCAAGTGAACAGCTGTTTGTTACCTATAAACAAGGGAAGACATGGCCGAAAGAAGTCTTTCCGTATGTCACCGCCAAGTTCCCCGATGCAGCACAACACGGGTGATATCGGGCGAGCAACGGGGATTTCCCGCCGAACCTGTCAGTCAACCGCAATGGTCGACGGTTCCGAGAACCGAAGCTCCACCTCTTCCCCCATCGGGTCACCTGCAGTGCAGCTATCCCTACCTCTCTACTCCCTTCTCTAAGACCACACCTCCCTGGTGCGTTGACATTGGCGATCTGATACCAAGCTTCATGTCTCGTCTAGACCACCCGCGCCCGCGCCTCCATACTCACTCTTCCTCATGGCCCCGTCAACCTTCCCATCTTCATGCCGGTGGCCACCCAGGCGTCTCTCAAGGGCCTGACACCCCAACAACTAGAGGACACGAGCTGCCGGCTGTGCCTGAACAATACGTACCACCTTGGGCTCAAGCCAGGTCAGGCGGTCCTCGACGCCGTCGGCGGCGCCCACAAGCTGCAGGGATGGCGGCATAACCTCCTGACTGACAGCGGCGGCTTCCAAATGGTCTCGCTCCTCAAGCTGGCCACCATCACCGAGGAGGGCGTGCGCTTCCTCAGTCCGCACGACGGCAGCCCCATGCTGCTGACCCCGGAGCACTCCATGTCTCTGCAGAACAGCATCGGGTCCGACATCATGATGCAGCTCGACGACGTCCTGGTCACCACCTCTCCCGACGCGGCCCGCATGCGCGAGGCCATGGAGCGCAGCGTCCGCTGGCTCGACCGCTGCATAGCCGCCCACAAAAAACCCGAGACGCAGAACCTCTTCTGTATCATCCAGGGCGGACTCGACCTCGAAATGCGGCGCGAGTGCACCGCCGAGATGCTCCGGCGCGACACCCCGGGCATCGCCATCGGCGGCCTGAGCGGCggcgaggccaaggaggacTACTGccgggtggtggcggcgtgcACGGAGCTCCTCCCGGACCTCAAGCCGCGGTATGTCATGGGCATCGGCTACCCGGAGGACCTGGTGGTGAGCGTGGCGCTGGGCGCCGACATGTTTGACTGCGTGTGGCCGACGCGCACCGCCCGCTTCGGCAATGCCGTCACGCGCCACGGCGTTCTCAACATGAGGAACAAGCAGTACGCCGACGATTTTGGCCCCATCGAGGATGGCTGCGGGTGCGTGTGCTGCCAGCCCGTGTCCAAGGGCGGCACCGGCGTCACGCGCGCCCTCGTCCACCACAACGCCGCCAAGGAGACCGTCTCGGCTCATATCCTGACCATCCACAACGTGTGGTATCAGCTCAACCTTATGCGTGAGATCAGGGAGTCTATCATTGCGGACAGGTTTCCCGGCACGGTCAAGGAGTTCTTTGCCAATCTTTATCCTAGCAAGGATGAGTATCCTTCGTGGGCCGTGAATGCCCTAAAGGGTGTGGGTATAGACCTGAGCAAAGACTAGATTAgacctggacataatgcaaCCTGACATCAGGTCACGCTTACTGACCACCTTGTATGAGTATCCAAAGCTGACCCTGTTTATATGACAGAACATAACTCTAATTTGGcaattttttctcttttcttttcctgagTTTGATTTCATTCGTTACTTCGAGGGTAAATGATATCATCTATGCCTTAACCTCTCATCCCATCTCTTACCCGTTTCCTTTCGGACCCTAATCTGATCCTAGTCACCAAGATTATGATTCTGGTAATGATCTGCACTATAATTACCTCGGCGTACAATCGCGTCCACCTCAGTGCGCCAGACTCCTGGGGCAACATTTTCTGCTCCA
This DNA window, taken from Pyricularia oryzae 70-15 chromosome 6, whole genome shotgun sequence, encodes the following:
- a CDS encoding queuine tRNA-ribosyltransferase; amino-acid sequence: MVDGSENRSSTSSPIGSPATTRARASILTLPHGPVNLPIFMPVATQASLKGLTPQQLEDTSCRLCLNNTYHLGLKPGQAVLDAVGGAHKLQGWRHNLLTDSGGFQMVSLLKLATITEEGVRFLSPHDGSPMLLTPEHSMSLQNSIGSDIMMQLDDVLVTTSPDAARMREAMERSVRWLDRCIAAHKKPETQNLFCIIQGGLDLEMRRECTAEMLRRDTPGIAIGGLSGGEAKEDYCRVVAACTELLPDLKPRYVMGIGYPEDLVVSVALGADMFDCVWPTRTARFGNAVTRHGVLNMRNKQYADDFGPIEDGCGCVCCQPVSKGGTGVTRALVHHNAAKETVSAHILTIHNVWYQLNLMREIRESIIADRFPGTVKEFFANLYPSKDEYPSWAVNALKGVGIDLSKD